The Micromonospora sp. NBC_00421 genome contains a region encoding:
- a CDS encoding NAD(P)-binding domain-containing protein codes for MTLDYLIIGAGPAGLQLAALLERDGRDHLVLEAGPTPGTFFATYPRHRKLISINKVWTGSDDPEFNLRSDWNSLLTDDPALRFGNFSRRYFPDAADLVRYLAAFAEGLRIRYDTRVTRIARDGGLFTVETDTDTLTARRVVVATGVSQLYVPPIDGVDLAERYDTVSVDPDDFTNQRVLVIGKGNSAFETADALVETAAVIHVAGPHSIRLAWQTHYVGHLRAVNNNFLDTYQLKSQNAVLDGTVERIARRDDGGYRVDFRYARTRESIRQLDYDRVILCTGFRFDASIFDPSARPRLVIDDRFPEQTSGFESVNVPGLYFAGTLTQQRDFKRSTNGFIHGFRYGVRALHRMLAARHHGTPWPSTTLDGTPEAITDAIISRINRTSALWQQFGVLGDVVVISDGTARYHEEVPVAHLRDGGLGPEPFALVTTLEYGPDHDQVDPFDVTIPRIAENDAERAHDASYLHPVVRVHRGGRVVATHHLAENLENNWDIPGVHQQPLAQFLKGVLTDAGDVPSDAG; via the coding sequence ATGACGCTCGACTACCTGATCATCGGAGCCGGGCCGGCGGGGCTCCAGCTCGCCGCCCTGTTGGAGCGCGACGGACGCGACCACCTGGTGCTGGAGGCCGGACCGACGCCGGGGACGTTCTTCGCCACCTATCCGCGGCACCGGAAACTGATCTCCATCAACAAGGTCTGGACCGGTTCCGACGATCCGGAGTTCAACCTGCGCTCCGACTGGAACTCGCTGCTCACCGACGACCCCGCGCTGCGGTTCGGCAACTTCAGCCGGCGCTACTTCCCGGACGCGGCCGACCTGGTGCGCTACCTCGCCGCCTTCGCCGAGGGCCTGCGGATCCGCTACGACACCCGGGTCACCCGGATCGCCCGCGACGGCGGACTGTTCACAGTCGAGACCGACACCGACACCCTGACCGCCCGCCGGGTCGTCGTCGCCACCGGCGTCTCCCAGCTGTACGTCCCGCCGATCGACGGCGTCGACCTCGCCGAGCGGTACGACACCGTCAGCGTGGACCCGGACGACTTCACCAACCAGCGGGTCCTCGTCATCGGCAAGGGCAACTCGGCCTTCGAGACCGCCGACGCCCTGGTCGAGACCGCCGCGGTGATCCACGTCGCCGGCCCGCACTCGATCCGGCTGGCCTGGCAGACCCACTACGTCGGGCACCTGCGTGCGGTGAACAACAACTTCCTCGACACCTACCAGCTCAAGTCGCAGAACGCGGTGCTCGACGGCACCGTCGAGCGGATCGCCCGACGTGACGACGGCGGCTACCGGGTCGACTTCCGGTACGCCCGGACCCGCGAGTCGATCCGGCAGCTCGACTACGACCGGGTCATCCTCTGCACCGGCTTCCGGTTCGACGCGAGCATCTTCGACCCGTCGGCCCGGCCCCGGCTGGTCATCGACGACCGCTTCCCCGAGCAGACCTCCGGCTTCGAGTCGGTGAACGTGCCCGGCCTGTACTTCGCCGGCACCCTCACCCAGCAACGCGACTTCAAGCGCTCGACGAACGGCTTCATCCACGGCTTCCGGTACGGCGTACGCGCCCTGCACCGGATGCTCGCCGCCCGGCACCACGGCACCCCGTGGCCGTCCACCACGCTGGACGGCACCCCGGAGGCGATCACCGACGCGATCATCTCCCGGATCAACCGGACCTCGGCGCTGTGGCAGCAGTTCGGCGTCCTCGGCGACGTCGTGGTCATCTCCGACGGCACCGCGCGCTACCACGAGGAGGTGCCGGTCGCCCACCTGCGCGACGGTGGCCTCGGCCCCGAACCGTTCGCCCTGGTGACCACCCTGGAGTACGGCCCGGACCACGACCAGGTCGACCCGTTCGACGTCACGATCCCCCGGATCGCCGAGAACGACGCCGAACGCGCCCACGACGCCAGCTACCTGCACCCCGTCGTCCGGGTGCACCGGGGCGGCCGGGTCGTCGCCACGCACCACCTGGCGGAGAACCTGGAGAACAACTGGGACATCCCCGGCGTACACCAGCAACCCCTCGCGCAGTTCCTCAAGGGTGTGCTGACCGATGCCGGGGACGTGCCGTCCGATGCCGGCTGA
- a CDS encoding class I adenylate-forming enzyme family protein yields the protein MPAEPDPAGLLSAEHDPAGLLPAESGPVVPKSAGDGRAGRRAATGEPAGGTATGGEVWPQPVLRLLATGGDRPVFEDGDRIVDATEMSGLVRRVAAGLRAAGIGPGTGVALRLGVTSEAFAAVVAAFAVGARVSGLRPELTPTHHDRMPGGGDALLVDDARLATLARTPDDGTPLVAAGRPADIARITWTSGSTGSPKGCAQTYAAMSAAWAPYPDRWPPAIAELAPRLGRYLVFGSLSSQVMLEYGILTLAAGGTLVAARPPGFPGMVTRHRATASVITVGKLHQLVRDQRTDPVDLGSLRALVVSGSPLTASRLAEALDVLGPVVFHGYGQTETGMIAMVTPGELLADPGRLASVGRAPAVVDLSIRDADGRPATEGELFVRTPAQATAYWADPVETADVFTDGWVRTRDLARLDADGYLHLAGRVRDVVIVNANLVYAGPIERVLAADPSVAEAYVVGRPDDVTGEAVHAYVVPAAGHSPDAGRLRARVVAALGEAAAPRTVEEITGVPVGPSGKPDKHALGAVGRS from the coding sequence ATGCCGGCTGAGCCCGACCCGGCCGGGCTGCTCTCGGCGGAGCACGACCCGGCCGGGCTGCTGCCGGCTGAGTCCGGCCCGGTCGTCCCGAAGTCGGCGGGGGACGGCCGGGCCGGTCGCCGCGCGGCGACCGGCGAGCCGGCCGGCGGGACCGCCACCGGTGGTGAGGTCTGGCCGCAGCCCGTGCTGCGGCTGCTCGCCACCGGTGGCGACCGGCCGGTGTTCGAGGACGGCGACCGGATCGTCGACGCGACCGAGATGTCGGGGCTGGTGCGGCGCGTCGCCGCCGGGCTGCGCGCCGCCGGCATCGGGCCGGGTACCGGGGTGGCGCTGCGGCTCGGGGTCACCTCGGAGGCCTTCGCCGCCGTCGTCGCGGCGTTCGCCGTGGGCGCCCGGGTGTCCGGGCTCCGGCCCGAGCTGACCCCGACGCACCACGACCGGATGCCCGGCGGCGGCGACGCGTTGCTCGTCGACGACGCCCGGCTCGCCACGCTGGCGCGGACCCCCGACGACGGCACCCCGCTTGTCGCCGCCGGCCGGCCCGCCGACATCGCGAGGATCACCTGGACCAGCGGCAGCACCGGCAGTCCCAAGGGCTGCGCCCAGACGTACGCGGCGATGAGCGCGGCCTGGGCGCCGTACCCGGACCGGTGGCCGCCGGCGATCGCCGAACTCGCCCCCCGGCTGGGGCGCTACCTCGTCTTCGGCTCGCTGAGCAGCCAGGTGATGCTGGAGTACGGCATCCTCACCCTCGCCGCGGGCGGCACCCTGGTCGCCGCCCGCCCGCCGGGCTTCCCCGGCATGGTCACCCGGCACCGGGCCACGGCGAGTGTGATCACCGTCGGCAAGCTGCACCAACTCGTCCGCGACCAGCGCACCGACCCGGTCGACCTGGGCAGCCTGCGCGCCCTCGTCGTCTCCGGCTCCCCGCTCACCGCGTCCCGGCTCGCCGAGGCGCTCGACGTGCTCGGCCCGGTGGTCTTCCACGGCTACGGCCAGACCGAGACCGGCATGATCGCGATGGTGACCCCGGGCGAGCTGCTGGCCGACCCGGGCAGGCTCGCCTCGGTCGGCCGGGCACCCGCCGTGGTCGACCTGTCGATCCGGGACGCGGACGGCCGCCCCGCCACCGAGGGTGAACTCTTCGTCCGGACCCCGGCGCAGGCCACCGCCTACTGGGCGGACCCGGTCGAGACCGCCGACGTGTTCACCGACGGCTGGGTGCGCACCCGCGACCTGGCCCGGCTGGACGCCGACGGCTACCTGCACCTGGCCGGTCGGGTCCGGGACGTCGTCATCGTCAACGCCAACCTGGTGTACGCCGGCCCGATCGAACGGGTCCTCGCCGCCGACCCCTCGGTCGCCGAGGCGTACGTGGTCGGCCGCCCCGACGACGTCACCGGCGAGGCGGTGCACGCGTACGTGGTGCCGGCCGCCGGCCACTCGCCGGATGCCGGACGGTTACGCGCCCGGGTCGTGGCGGCCCTGGGGGAGGCCGCGGCCCCGAGGACCGTCGAAGAGATCACGGGGGTCCCCGTCGGGCCGAGCGGCAAACCCGACAAACATGCCCTGGGCGCGGTGGGCCGCTCCTGA
- a CDS encoding HAL/PAL/TAL family ammonia-lyase has translation MTTEIDLAAPLRIADLSAARDPVRVVVGSAVRDRVTTTRRFLSEVLGEDRAVYGSTTGFGALVGYAGRADLRDQADNTLAHLGAGQGPDLAPEIVRATVLVRAWSLARGASGVSPHVVDALAAMLGTTFVPAVPRLGSVGASGDLIPLGAAAQALRGRGHAYLDGVRLPAAEALEKAGLQPLPLDGRDALALVNGTSLTTAATALALSAVRAAHRAVQVLTCLLADLLGADPQFLDARLLRAYGHPGAIDVGASMRRVGAGLVPSGERPLQEPYSIRCAPQLLGAAEDALRHVDSVVTADLGSVSDNPLFFPDDDLVVHGGNFFGQPAAFAADLLSMVVAQVGNLAERQLDLLVDPHRNGGLPPMLAAGPGQQHGLQGVQLASTALIAEIRRDAVPASMQSLPTNLHNQDVIPLGTQAALRVWDQAGLLRLIVGSLALGLRQAAYVGARTPTAPGCGEALAALVAAIPPVDPDRPLDGDVRRAADVVDELGLSLTSLTLDGRRDA, from the coding sequence ATGACGACAGAGATCGATCTCGCAGCCCCGCTGCGGATCGCCGACCTGAGCGCCGCCCGCGATCCGGTCCGGGTGGTGGTCGGGTCGGCGGTCCGCGACCGGGTCACCACCACCCGCCGGTTCCTGTCCGAGGTGCTCGGCGAGGACCGCGCGGTGTACGGCAGCACCACCGGTTTCGGTGCCCTGGTCGGGTACGCGGGCCGGGCCGACCTGCGCGACCAGGCCGACAACACCCTCGCCCACCTCGGTGCCGGCCAGGGTCCGGACCTCGCCCCCGAGATCGTCCGGGCGACGGTGCTGGTGCGGGCGTGGTCGCTGGCCCGGGGCGCGTCGGGGGTGTCGCCGCACGTGGTCGACGCGTTGGCGGCGATGCTCGGCACCACCTTCGTGCCCGCGGTGCCGAGGCTGGGTTCGGTGGGCGCCAGCGGTGACCTGATCCCGCTGGGCGCGGCGGCCCAGGCGCTGCGCGGTCGCGGCCACGCCTACCTCGACGGGGTACGCCTACCGGCGGCCGAGGCGTTGGAGAAGGCGGGCCTGCAACCGCTGCCGTTGGACGGTCGGGACGCCCTGGCCCTGGTCAACGGCACCTCGCTGACCACTGCGGCGACCGCGCTGGCGTTGTCCGCCGTCCGCGCCGCGCACCGGGCGGTGCAGGTGCTCACCTGCCTGCTGGCCGACCTGCTCGGGGCTGATCCGCAGTTCCTCGACGCCCGGCTGCTGCGGGCGTACGGCCATCCGGGCGCGATCGACGTGGGCGCGTCCATGCGGCGGGTCGGTGCCGGGCTGGTCCCGTCCGGCGAGCGCCCGTTGCAGGAGCCGTACAGCATCCGGTGCGCGCCGCAACTGCTCGGTGCGGCCGAGGACGCGTTGCGGCACGTCGATTCCGTGGTCACCGCCGACCTGGGCAGCGTCAGTGACAACCCGCTGTTCTTCCCCGACGACGATCTGGTGGTGCACGGCGGCAACTTCTTCGGGCAGCCGGCCGCGTTCGCCGCCGACCTGCTGTCGATGGTGGTGGCGCAGGTGGGAAACCTCGCCGAACGGCAACTCGACCTGCTCGTCGACCCGCACCGCAACGGTGGCCTGCCGCCGATGCTGGCCGCCGGCCCGGGGCAGCAGCACGGGCTCCAGGGGGTGCAGTTGGCCTCGACCGCGCTGATCGCCGAGATCCGCCGGGACGCCGTGCCGGCGAGCATGCAGAGCCTGCCGACCAACCTGCACAACCAGGACGTCATCCCGCTCGGCACCCAGGCCGCCCTGCGGGTATGGGACCAGGCCGGGCTGCTCCGGCTGATCGTCGGGTCGCTGGCGCTGGGGCTGCGGCAGGCCGCGTACGTGGGGGCGCGGACGCCGACCGCGCCGGGCTGCGGCGAGGCGCTGGCGGCGCTGGTCGCGGCGATCCCCCCGGTCGACCCGGACCGGCCGTTGGACGGCGACGTGCGGCGGGCCGCCGACGTCGTGGACGAACTCGGACTCTCGCTGACCTCTCTCACCCTGGATGGCCGTCGTGACGCTTGA
- a CDS encoding acyltransferase domain-containing protein, whose amino-acid sequence MDLDDIAARLGLPVEEVERVHRLAGDRPSTPLPARADASEILDRLAVRPDDAAEIMAGWPDPDSPLWTPELRWLLDRSTALVRADLGGYEWLSPGPELPRDRGPAWRHLYVYGYLALVDVVTGFHREHGIAGSVSWTTLADLGRNLAIDRRMHGEGWPVMQSWLTLHVRGGLYELGRLQHQRGGSAIDLHIPDAGPLTPEAVDASLDAAREFFPRHFPDEHHTAFSCGSWLLDPQLRDYLPEDSNIIRFQRRLELQPYVPQDGPDADVEVLRFAFRTLSTPLDQLPRRTVLQRAIVDHLTAGGHWHWRHGRFPI is encoded by the coding sequence GTGGACCTGGACGACATCGCCGCCCGACTCGGGTTGCCCGTCGAGGAGGTCGAGCGGGTGCACCGGCTCGCCGGTGACCGACCGTCGACCCCGCTGCCCGCCAGGGCCGACGCGTCGGAGATCCTCGACCGGCTCGCGGTACGACCGGACGACGCCGCCGAGATCATGGCCGGCTGGCCCGACCCCGACTCTCCCCTGTGGACCCCGGAGCTGCGCTGGCTGCTCGACCGCTCGACGGCCCTGGTCCGCGCCGACCTCGGCGGTTACGAGTGGCTGTCGCCCGGCCCGGAGCTTCCCCGCGACCGGGGCCCCGCCTGGCGACACCTCTACGTGTACGGCTACCTCGCCCTGGTCGACGTGGTCACCGGGTTCCACCGCGAGCACGGCATCGCCGGGTCCGTCTCCTGGACGACCCTCGCCGACCTGGGCCGCAACCTGGCGATCGACAGGCGGATGCACGGCGAGGGCTGGCCGGTCATGCAGAGCTGGTTGACCCTGCACGTCCGTGGCGGCCTCTACGAGCTGGGCCGGCTCCAGCACCAGCGTGGTGGCAGCGCCATCGACCTGCACATCCCGGACGCGGGGCCGCTGACGCCGGAGGCGGTCGACGCGTCGCTCGACGCGGCCCGGGAGTTCTTCCCCCGGCACTTCCCCGACGAGCACCACACCGCCTTCTCCTGCGGCTCCTGGCTGCTCGATCCGCAACTGCGGGACTACCTCCCCGAGGACTCCAACATCATCCGGTTCCAGCGCCGGTTAGAGTTGCAGCCCTACGTGCCGCAGGACGGGCCGGACGCCGACGTCGAGGTACTACGGTTCGCCTTCCGTACGCTCAGCACGCCGCTCGACCAGCTACCCCGGCGTACCGTGCTGCAACGCGCGATCGTCGACCACCTGACGGCCGGCGGTCACTGGCACTGGCGGCACGGCCGCTTCCCGATCTAG
- a CDS encoding MarR family winged helix-turn-helix transcriptional regulator, producing the protein MSTKSGSARWLEPAEERAWRAWRRVMVAVQTGTARDLAVIGLSEADYEVLSTLSEQHAQTSTLGEQADKMGWSRSRLSRHASRMEARGLLRRAPDPADGRGCLLVLTAPGRAALRDAAPVHVESVRRHLIDRLAPRDLAALEQIAGRLERPRADDDPDGSGQSPA; encoded by the coding sequence ATGTCAACTAAGTCGGGGTCGGCCCGTTGGCTGGAGCCGGCCGAGGAACGGGCCTGGCGGGCCTGGCGGCGGGTGATGGTCGCCGTCCAGACCGGCACCGCGCGTGACCTGGCGGTGATCGGCCTCTCCGAAGCCGACTACGAGGTGCTGAGCACCCTGTCGGAACAACACGCACAGACCAGCACGCTTGGCGAACAGGCCGACAAGATGGGCTGGTCACGCAGCCGGCTGTCCCGGCACGCGAGCCGGATGGAAGCGCGCGGGCTGTTGCGCCGCGCACCGGATCCGGCCGACGGCAGGGGCTGCCTGCTCGTGCTGACCGCACCGGGCCGGGCCGCCCTCCGGGACGCCGCACCGGTCCACGTCGAGTCGGTACGGCGGCACCTCATCGACCGGCTAGCCCCTCGGGACCTCGCCGCCCTCGAACAGATCGCCGGACGGCTGGAGCGGCCCCGCGCCGACGACGATCCCGACGGGTCAGGGCAGTCCCCGGCGTGA